A window from Apostichopus japonicus isolate 1M-3 chromosome 2, ASM3797524v1, whole genome shotgun sequence encodes these proteins:
- the LOC139979724 gene encoding dynein light chain Tctex-type 5-A-like, producing MSLTSRLLKVNQKLPDGGPDDGGDATPSEHSDSTSLVSKPNQFQRKSSVWSNVAKKFGNSPSRASEKRVFTPKIRYENTYKTQPDDDLEYDDYKVRRFVEEVIDMRLKNEQYDESKASALCSNLADVIKGRIKKMGFKRHKIVVHVVIGQKSSQCLSVCSRCIWDTVTDNCSTVSYENQSMFVTANIYGLYFE from the coding sequence ATGTCCTTAACATCGCGTCTCCTTAAGGTTAACCAGAAGTTACCCGACGGGGGTCCGGACGATGGCGGAGATGCTACCCCTTCAGAACACAGCGACTCTACTTCACTGGTCTCCAAACCGAACCAATTTCAACGCAAGAGTTCCGTTTGGTCAAACGTCGCTAAGAAGTTTGGTAACTCACCAAGTCGAGCGAGTGAGAAGAGAGTCTTTACTCCGAAAATACGGTACGAGAATACTTACAAAACTCAGCCAGACGACGATTTGGAATATGATGACTATAAAGTGCGGAGGTTTGTGGAGGAAGTCATTGATATGAGATTAAAGAATGAACAATACGATGAATCGAAAGCGAGCGCACTCTGCAGCAATCTCGCGGACGTCATCAAAGGACGGATAAAAAAAATGGGCTTCAAGCGACATAAAATAGTAGTTCACGTTGTGATTGGACAAAAGAGCTCCCAGTGCCTCTCTGTGTGTAGTCGCTGTATATGGGACACCGTGACGGACAACTGCTCGACGGTATCGTACGAAAACCAGTCTATGTTTGTTACTGCAAACATATATGGATTGTATTTCGAATAA